A part of Streptomyces sp. NBC_01451 genomic DNA contains:
- a CDS encoding DUF5703 family protein: MPEYEFVDVYVPRGVTRKEATRLLTDHAEYGHWELDRLSLLRDGSRRVRLRRRIIRQVRATW; the protein is encoded by the coding sequence ATGCCGGAATACGAATTTGTCGACGTGTACGTACCACGCGGGGTCACCCGCAAGGAGGCCACACGTCTGCTCACCGACCATGCCGAGTACGGACACTGGGAGTTGGACCGCCTGAGCCTGCTGCGTGACGGCAGCCGCAGGGTCCGGTTGCGCCGGCGGATCATCCGCCAGGTGCGGGCCACGTGGTGA
- the chpH gene encoding chaplin ChpH, translating into MIKKIVAAAAATGGLVLAGAGLAVADAGAQGAAVHSPGVLSGNVVQVPVHVPVNVCGNTISVIGLLNPAFGNTCVNN; encoded by the coding sequence ATGATCAAGAAGATCGTCGCCGCTGCGGCTGCCACTGGTGGTCTGGTTCTCGCGGGTGCGGGCCTGGCCGTCGCCGACGCGGGTGCCCAGGGTGCTGCCGTGCACTCCCCGGGTGTCCTGTCCGGCAACGTCGTCCAGGTTCCCGTTCACGTCCCGGTGAACGTCTGCGGCAACACGATCTCCGTGATCGGGCTGCTGAACCCCGCCTTCGGCAACACCTGCGTCAACAACTGA
- a CDS encoding chaplin has translation MREVTRKGLMTVAAATGVMAAAGGAQAHADSGANGAASNSPGVLSGNTVSAPVSVPVNACGNTVSGVGLLNPAMGNKCSNGGGGGKGGGVHASPGGHGNQGQHGNQGGHGNQGGHGSSGGYDDGGYGGHGSSGGYGTPGGYGGHDGYGGQGGYGGYGDSGAPGGFGYPGGPGGSGDWADWHGWEGAYAGGYATDSPGVGSGNQVEAPVDAPVNLCGNTVDVVGLLNPAMGNDCSTTGHDSGGGHPAPPPETGPGYGEEAPPPGYGEETPPPAGPSGPEQPGHPPQQPQQPPHQPESPQLPGGPAQPGTPGTPEVPVTPHLPGTPQTPGKPQQPSTPEHPATPHHPGTPAQPAPPARPASPLAPPSTSHGVTPPAGPSYVDQSGGPAVPQPRAAAQLAHTGGDLPLGVALPVGAGMLLAGTVLYRKSRPSA, from the coding sequence ATGCGAGAGGTCACCCGCAAGGGTCTGATGACCGTGGCGGCCGCGACAGGCGTGATGGCCGCCGCCGGCGGCGCCCAGGCACACGCGGACTCGGGTGCGAACGGCGCCGCCTCCAACTCACCCGGCGTGCTGTCCGGCAACACGGTGAGTGCGCCGGTGAGCGTGCCGGTCAACGCCTGCGGCAACACCGTGAGCGGCGTCGGCCTGCTCAATCCGGCGATGGGCAACAAGTGCTCCAACGGCGGAGGCGGCGGCAAGGGCGGCGGCGTCCACGCCTCGCCGGGCGGACACGGCAACCAGGGCCAGCACGGCAACCAGGGAGGTCACGGCAACCAGGGAGGGCACGGCTCGTCCGGCGGGTACGACGACGGCGGCTACGGCGGGCACGGCTCGTCCGGTGGCTACGGCACCCCCGGTGGCTACGGCGGTCACGACGGATATGGCGGCCAGGGCGGGTACGGCGGTTACGGCGACTCGGGCGCCCCGGGTGGCTTCGGGTACCCGGGCGGCCCCGGCGGCTCCGGTGACTGGGCCGACTGGCACGGCTGGGAGGGTGCGTACGCTGGCGGATACGCCACCGACTCCCCGGGTGTCGGTTCCGGCAACCAGGTGGAGGCCCCGGTCGACGCACCGGTGAACCTCTGCGGCAACACCGTCGACGTCGTGGGTCTGCTCAACCCGGCGATGGGCAACGACTGCTCGACCACCGGGCACGACTCGGGCGGCGGCCACCCGGCGCCGCCTCCCGAGACCGGACCCGGCTACGGCGAGGAGGCCCCGCCTCCGGGCTACGGGGAGGAGACTCCGCCCCCGGCCGGTCCGAGCGGCCCCGAGCAGCCCGGACACCCGCCGCAGCAGCCCCAGCAGCCGCCGCACCAGCCGGAGAGCCCCCAGCTGCCGGGTGGCCCCGCGCAGCCGGGAACCCCGGGCACCCCCGAGGTCCCGGTCACTCCCCACCTCCCGGGGACGCCGCAGACGCCGGGAAAGCCGCAGCAGCCCAGCACCCCGGAGCATCCGGCGACCCCGCACCACCCGGGAACCCCGGCCCAGCCGGCCCCTCCCGCCAGGCCGGCGTCGCCGCTCGCACCGCCCAGCACCTCGCACGGTGTGACGCCTCCGGCCGGCCCCTCGTACGTCGACCAGAGCGGTGGACCGGCCGTTCCGCAGCCCCGGGCCGCGGCGCAGCTCGCGCACACCGGCGGTGACCTGCCGCTGGGCGTCGCCCTGCCGGTGGGCGCGGGCATGCTGCTCGCGGGCACCGTGCTCTACCGCAAGTCACGCCCCTCGGCGTAG